The nucleotide window GAGTACATTCTCACGCTCTTTCGCTAAAAACAGAGCCATATCCTCAAGCTGCTGCTCATCAGTGAACAGTTCGCTACTTTTAATTAATGGATTCAGGGCTTCCGCCATATCCAGAATTTTATCGTGCGCATCGGCTTCGGCTTTTGAAGTGAAGGTCATTTTCTCGGCTCCGTCGCGAATAACTACATATTGGGTTACTACAGCCATGGTGTGGTCCTTTGCTGATGTGTAAATATACTGTTTATTTGTACAGTAAAGTGAGATAGATTGCAATAGTTGTAGCATTCGCTAAACTGCGCACTCCGAACAGGCTTTCGTTACAACTGGAAGTAAATCCGCCCTATGCAGTTCTCAAAAATACAAGTTCTACTGGCCATTTTTGCAATGGCAATTGGAAGCTTTGCCATTGGCATTGGTGAGTTTGTCATTATGGGACTGCTGCCAGACGTCGCCGCAGACTTTAATACCGACACTCGGGAAACAGGTCACTTAATCAGTCTTTATGCGCTCGGTGTCGTTATCGGAGCTCCGCTTATTACCATTTTGTTTGCCAGGCTACCGCGTAAACCTATGTTACTGGCACTGATACTGGTATTTTCTCTGGGCAACTTCGCCAGTGCTTCAGCTGAAAGTTACACATTACTTCAGGTATTACGGTTTTTAACTGGCCTGCCTCACGGTGCTTACTTCGGGATTGCCTGTCTGGTTGCGGCCGATATGGTACGTAAAAATCAACGCGGTAT belongs to Idiomarina sp. PL1-037 and includes:
- a CDS encoding YebG family protein — its product is MAVVTQYVVIRDGAEKMTFTSKAEADAHDKILDMAEALNPLIKSSELFTDEQQLEDMALFLAKERENVLIALGAKKPKKPKTEKTSAEKAEAAKPTDKESTKAA